One part of the Dyadobacter sp. 676 genome encodes these proteins:
- a CDS encoding glycosyltransferase family 2 protein, translated as MQYPKISIITVVRNGEKDLENAIKSVVNQTYGNIEYIVLDGLSTDGTLDIIRKYDDRIALWKSESDRGIFDAMNKGLDLATGDWVYFLGCDDVLASPTIIEEVVAEFTRPDGIYYGNTYLKKSNQIYTGKVSKWNIALRNISHQAIFYPKSIYKEKKYNLEYKLTADHIYNLELYSRHAAQFFYMPKLISLYNDLGMSSVNIDHLHKKTIVGVVFQNLGSAVGTYYWFRVKVSNFKNSLKGGK; from the coding sequence ATGCAGTATCCCAAAATTTCGATTATTACAGTTGTCAGAAACGGCGAAAAAGATCTGGAAAATGCCATTAAGAGTGTCGTCAATCAGACTTATGGCAATATCGAGTACATTGTCCTGGACGGTCTCTCTACCGACGGAACTCTGGACATCATCCGAAAATACGACGATCGGATCGCCCTTTGGAAAAGTGAAAGTGACCGAGGGATATTTGATGCTATGAACAAAGGCCTCGACCTCGCGACCGGCGACTGGGTCTATTTCCTCGGATGCGACGATGTGCTTGCCTCCCCGACCATCATCGAAGAAGTGGTCGCAGAGTTCACACGCCCCGATGGCATTTACTATGGCAATACTTATCTAAAAAAAAGTAACCAGATTTATACCGGTAAAGTCAGCAAATGGAACATCGCACTGCGGAACATTTCACACCAGGCCATTTTCTACCCGAAGTCCATTTATAAGGAAAAGAAGTATAACTTGGAATATAAATTAACCGCGGACCACATCTATAACCTGGAACTTTACAGCCGACATGCAGCGCAGTTTTTTTATATGCCCAAACTGATTTCGTTATACAACGATCTCGGAATGAGCTCGGTTAACATCGACCACCTGCATAAAAAAACGATCGTGGGCGTGGTTTTTCAAAATCTGGGAAGTGCCGTGGGTACCTATTACTGGTTCCGCGTAAAGGTTTCAAATTTTAAAAACAGCCTGAAAGGTGGGAAATGA
- a CDS encoding glycosyltransferase family 4 protein, whose product MPNIVFFIYNIAAVGGTERVASVIINELARKGYNVHVLGLYGDPEKVFFPYEPTVRVTSLHIDNLKGVRKILYSQHRIRQFVNSNHIDTFVTVESIMATYSVPSLALTGIRHVVWEHFNFKVSLGIAARSLARQLALCFADHIVTLTARDRQFWNEGAWRRRAELVHIPNPMFLEERTPSENPSKTVISVGRLTFQKGFDLLIDTWARVPAILRQEWKLLIIGDGEDKPLIEKKVAELGIGQSVELVGATKEVFKYFENASIYCLSSRFEGLPMVLLEALAFHLPIVAFDCDTGPGELVENGKNGILVEAGNVPALARSLASLMQDDELRERMRHYQSQRLGTLELEGIMDQWYNILK is encoded by the coding sequence ATGCCTAACATTGTCTTTTTCATTTATAATATCGCGGCAGTTGGTGGAACTGAGCGCGTTGCCTCCGTCATTATCAACGAATTAGCGAGAAAAGGTTATAATGTCCATGTGCTGGGCCTCTATGGCGATCCGGAGAAGGTTTTCTTCCCCTATGAGCCAACTGTCAGGGTGACGAGCCTGCATATCGATAATCTGAAAGGAGTCCGGAAAATCCTGTATTCCCAACACCGGATCCGGCAATTTGTGAACAGCAACCATATCGACACTTTCGTAACGGTTGAATCCATTATGGCTACCTATTCGGTGCCTTCGCTGGCGCTGACGGGCATCCGGCACGTGGTGTGGGAGCATTTCAATTTCAAAGTCAGTCTGGGCATTGCCGCCCGGTCGCTCGCCCGGCAGCTTGCCTTGTGCTTCGCCGACCATATCGTAACGCTTACAGCACGCGACAGGCAATTCTGGAACGAGGGTGCCTGGCGCCGTCGTGCGGAGCTTGTCCACATTCCCAACCCTATGTTCCTGGAAGAGAGAACGCCGTCCGAAAATCCGTCAAAAACGGTGATTTCCGTCGGCAGACTGACTTTTCAGAAAGGTTTCGATCTACTGATCGACACCTGGGCACGGGTACCGGCAATCCTCCGGCAGGAGTGGAAACTGCTCATTATCGGTGACGGCGAGGATAAACCGCTGATCGAGAAGAAAGTAGCTGAGCTGGGAATTGGCCAATCGGTGGAACTTGTCGGCGCGACGAAGGAGGTATTCAAGTATTTTGAAAATGCTTCCATTTATTGCCTGAGCTCGCGTTTCGAGGGCTTGCCGATGGTGCTTCTGGAAGCATTGGCATTCCATCTTCCGATCGTCGCTTTCGACTGCGACACAGGCCCCGGGGAACTGGTAGAAAATGGAAAGAACGGTATTTTGGTAGAAGCCGGAAATGTGCCCGCCCTGGCCCGCTCGCTCGCTTCCCTTATGCAGGACGACGAGCTGCGCGAGCGCATGAGACATTATCAATCGCAAAGGCTTGGAACGCTCGAACTCGAAGGCATTATGGACCAGTGGTATAACATTTTGAAATAA
- a CDS encoding glycosyltransferase family 4 protein: protein MQIGGVEVALLSAIPDLNRRFELKVMVLGRVDANMTRHLTAEEKACFAEFDYKLSLYPLVVFKMVRFILNFAPDVMICSLWRASLLGVIAKKLSPKLRFVSFIHNTAFFHRLDRFFSQTAIRNADTIFTDSGATATFVSQQFGPSVPVRVISFFTNPSPEFKTSLPFDNRDIRFMFLGRINAVKNLPLAVDTIRYLADKGHNVSLDIFGRDDGMLGAVKEHIRSKSLENRVKFKGEITGNQKLDMFGKYHFLIQLSTNEGMAMSVAEAMQNGLVCFVTPVGEIPNYATDMHTAIFADISTPETFGNSLKKLESVIVDPDLYNRISSESFAGLKSVGTYSESLVGGIDEVLQ from the coding sequence GTGCAAATCGGCGGCGTTGAAGTAGCATTACTCTCGGCCATCCCCGACTTAAACCGGCGATTTGAGCTGAAAGTAATGGTATTGGGGCGCGTCGACGCGAATATGACCCGCCATTTGACAGCGGAAGAAAAAGCCTGCTTTGCTGAATTCGATTACAAATTAAGCCTGTATCCGCTGGTCGTTTTCAAAATGGTCCGGTTCATATTGAACTTCGCACCCGACGTCATGATCTGCTCGCTTTGGCGTGCTTCGTTGCTCGGTGTTATCGCCAAAAAGCTCAGCCCGAAGCTACGGTTCGTGTCTTTCATACATAACACCGCATTTTTCCACCGCCTCGACCGTTTTTTCAGCCAGACAGCCATTCGCAATGCGGATACGATATTCACCGATTCGGGGGCGACGGCGACATTTGTCTCGCAGCAATTCGGGCCATCGGTGCCTGTGCGCGTCATTTCATTTTTTACCAATCCGTCGCCTGAATTTAAAACATCCCTCCCCTTCGATAACCGGGATATCCGCTTTATGTTTCTCGGGCGCATCAATGCGGTAAAAAACTTACCTTTGGCAGTCGATACGATCCGGTACCTTGCAGATAAAGGCCACAACGTTTCGCTGGATATTTTTGGCCGGGACGATGGAATGCTTGGTGCAGTTAAGGAACATATTCGTTCCAAATCCCTGGAAAACCGGGTTAAATTTAAAGGCGAGATAACCGGCAACCAGAAGCTCGATATGTTTGGAAAATATCATTTCCTGATTCAGTTGAGCACCAACGAGGGAATGGCGATGAGTGTCGCCGAAGCAATGCAGAACGGTCTGGTTTGCTTTGTGACGCCGGTGGGGGAAATTCCCAACTATGCCACTGACATGCATACGGCGATTTTTGCAGATATTAGTACACCGGAAACGTTTGGTAATTCATTAAAAAAACTGGAATCGGTGATCGTCGATCCGGATCTTTACAACCGGATTTCGTCGGAGAGCTTCGCCGGCTTGAAGAGCGTCGGTACCTACTCGGAATCGCTCGTTGGGGGAATAGATGAAGTTTTGCAATGA
- a CDS encoding glycosyltransferase — protein sequence MKILHVITLAELGGAQSVVINLARESVNDGHEVMVASSEDGELWKVLPSGVAQWKISPLQRSISLSKEHKVVNELRRVYRIFKPDVVHLHSSKIGILGRLAFPRKKIVYTVHGFDSIRVAFRKFLHLERLLQTRAKHIVGVSKYDYQNLLGEGIKKNVSYIYNGITDYSASIPENQSESYRRLAETIRSKNGFKVMCIARISPQKKFELFCEVAGLLEAHNIHFFWIGNKDEITGLPANAYCLGEAEDAHRLLKYADVFMLPSNYEGMPMSILEALCYAVPVIASDVGGVGEVLNGLNGKAVANTAREFADQILHYANNPAELAKAKNEARKSYEEYFTVGAMYRMYLSLYKSIA from the coding sequence ATGAAAATTTTACATGTCATCACGCTTGCGGAACTCGGTGGCGCCCAATCCGTGGTGATTAACCTGGCGCGGGAGTCGGTTAACGACGGCCATGAGGTAATGGTGGCGTCGTCGGAAGACGGCGAACTTTGGAAAGTTCTGCCATCGGGGGTAGCCCAGTGGAAAATCAGCCCGCTGCAACGTTCCATCAGCCTGTCGAAGGAACATAAAGTGGTGAATGAACTACGCCGTGTTTACCGCATTTTTAAACCCGACGTAGTTCACCTGCATTCCTCCAAGATCGGCATCCTCGGGCGTCTCGCATTTCCGCGGAAGAAAATCGTCTATACCGTGCACGGTTTCGATTCTATCCGTGTGGCATTCAGGAAGTTTCTCCATCTCGAACGTTTGCTCCAGACCAGGGCCAAGCACATCGTAGGGGTAAGCAAATACGATTACCAGAACCTGTTGGGCGAGGGAATTAAAAAGAATGTGTCGTACATCTACAACGGCATTACCGATTACTCGGCGAGCATACCTGAAAATCAGAGCGAGAGCTACCGTCGGCTGGCCGAAACGATCCGGTCGAAAAATGGCTTCAAAGTCATGTGTATCGCACGCATTTCCCCGCAAAAGAAGTTCGAACTGTTCTGCGAGGTCGCCGGCCTACTGGAGGCGCACAATATCCATTTCTTCTGGATAGGTAACAAGGACGAGATAACCGGTCTTCCGGCGAATGCGTACTGCCTTGGTGAGGCGGAGGACGCACACCGGCTCCTGAAATATGCGGATGTATTTATGCTGCCTTCCAATTACGAAGGAATGCCCATGTCCATTCTCGAAGCATTATGCTATGCGGTTCCGGTAATCGCCTCGGACGTAGGCGGTGTTGGCGAAGTGCTTAACGGGCTGAATGGCAAGGCAGTAGCCAACACCGCCAGGGAGTTCGCAGACCAGATCCTGCATTATGCCAACAACCCTGCCGAACTGGCGAAGGCTAAAAACGAAGCCAGAAAGTCTTACGAGGAATACTTTACAGTGGGAGCCATGTACCGGATGTATCTGTCGTTGTACAAGTCGATTGCCTGA
- a CDS encoding sugar transferase, translating into MGNTYVTDRKYIHRLLSKTAISEEVLIVTSYDYFLQKYDLALLLKKYKEIILIPHSDNDDYLLNHTVRPLLDRFEKIHLVTNPQYDRRNRVIYELVVRKNKSIRITTVYDFCERDLKKVYIPDDVTEINPNLLTVPTFGRRVRYPKKIIDVTISIILFLLTFPIWILSYFRIKFESPGPVFYFQERVGMNNKPFNCIKFRSMRVDAEQNGASFSKKNDSRIFAYGSFMRLTRIDELPQIINIFRRDLSLIGPRPERPVFTETFDEIIPYYNLRHNIKPGITGYAQVMYSYGAGVYDARHKLMYDLYYIKNWNLFLELKIILLTAVVIFGKKGR; encoded by the coding sequence ATGGGCAACACTTACGTAACTGACCGAAAGTACATCCATCGGCTTCTGAGCAAAACTGCCATTTCTGAGGAAGTCTTGATTGTCACCAGCTACGACTACTTTCTTCAAAAATATGATCTGGCTTTGCTCCTGAAAAAGTACAAGGAGATTATTCTGATTCCTCACTCGGACAACGACGACTACCTTCTCAATCATACAGTAAGACCTTTACTCGACAGATTCGAAAAAATACACCTGGTTACCAATCCTCAATACGATCGCCGTAACCGCGTGATATACGAACTGGTTGTCCGGAAAAACAAATCGATCCGTATTACCACTGTTTACGATTTTTGCGAAAGGGATCTCAAGAAGGTCTATATTCCGGACGATGTCACCGAAATCAACCCCAACCTGCTAACAGTTCCCACATTCGGCAGGAGGGTCCGTTACCCTAAAAAAATCATCGACGTAACGATTTCAATCATATTGTTCCTCCTGACGTTCCCGATCTGGATACTCAGCTATTTCCGGATCAAGTTCGAATCGCCGGGGCCGGTATTCTACTTCCAGGAACGCGTCGGAATGAATAACAAGCCTTTCAACTGTATCAAGTTCCGCTCCATGCGAGTGGATGCGGAGCAAAACGGGGCTTCGTTCTCGAAGAAAAACGATTCGAGGATATTCGCTTACGGCTCGTTCATGCGCCTGACGCGTATCGATGAGCTGCCCCAGATCATCAACATTTTCAGACGCGACCTTTCGCTGATCGGCCCGCGCCCGGAGCGCCCCGTGTTTACCGAGACTTTCGACGAGATCATTCCCTACTATAATCTCCGTCATAATATCAAACCCGGGATTACGGGTTATGCGCAGGTCATGTACTCTTACGGCGCTGGTGTTTACGATGCCCGTCATAAGTTGATGTATGACCTTTACTATATCAAAAACTGGAATTTATTCCTGGAATTGAAAATAATACTCCTTACTGCCGTCGTTATTTTCGGCAAGAAAGGCAGGTAA
- a CDS encoding capsule assembly Wzi family protein, which produces MRKILYVLLLSAALCAESHSQDSTFFYSAGINAAGSTSGVPLWLHANQNASMPEKGSFVQGAASFHRIYNRNNPRFFQWSGGAELVGYAGKKSDVFFTDLFIAGKAGPVELSVGQRKDFMGLGDSLLTMGAIAMSSNYRPYPKIQLSTPNFVNLIPGNDLISFKFSYGDGMLGSGGIHYGNVSSVPDIYLHQKSLYIKLGKHAHRLNLFAGFNHQAMWGGEEKIFTGGLKASKAYEYVVFGKPWKASRVGNHFGTIDVAAEWKGKQWDIFLYRQTIYEDGSLKNLSTISDGLSGLRFKRKNKNSAYPGFRFNTLLFEFLYTKNQGGAVFDYLAGIFGKDNYFNHYVYNQGWSYRGKGLGTPMIPSQNITRDKLFTSETLFTANNMIIAWHLGAEASWKKLNFLLKGSFSQNSGTYDDPINPSVNQTSLLFRIDTPLFGKSSDLFGLSLASDFGQLYTQNMAVMISWRKSGFIW; this is translated from the coding sequence ATGAGGAAAATCCTTTATGTGCTGCTGCTCTCGGCAGCACTTTGCGCTGAAAGTCACTCACAGGATTCAACCTTTTTCTATTCCGCCGGAATCAATGCGGCGGGCTCGACTTCCGGTGTCCCGCTATGGCTGCATGCCAATCAAAACGCAAGCATGCCCGAAAAAGGGTCGTTTGTGCAAGGTGCTGCCAGCTTTCACCGGATCTATAATCGCAACAATCCCCGTTTCTTCCAATGGTCGGGCGGAGCGGAACTCGTGGGTTACGCCGGGAAGAAATCCGATGTATTTTTTACCGATCTGTTTATCGCAGGCAAAGCAGGCCCGGTCGAGCTTAGCGTCGGGCAAAGAAAAGACTTCATGGGCCTGGGCGACAGCCTGCTTACAATGGGCGCGATCGCGATGTCGTCCAACTACCGCCCCTACCCCAAAATCCAACTCTCTACCCCGAACTTTGTCAATCTGATTCCGGGGAACGATCTGATCTCTTTCAAATTTTCCTACGGTGACGGAATGCTCGGTTCCGGTGGAATCCACTATGGAAACGTAAGCAGCGTTCCCGACATTTACCTTCATCAGAAATCGCTGTACATCAAATTGGGAAAACATGCGCATCGCCTGAACCTCTTTGCGGGATTCAATCATCAGGCCATGTGGGGCGGAGAAGAAAAAATTTTTACGGGCGGTCTCAAAGCCTCCAAGGCTTATGAATATGTCGTTTTCGGGAAGCCATGGAAAGCCAGCCGCGTAGGCAACCACTTTGGAACGATCGACGTCGCCGCTGAATGGAAGGGAAAACAATGGGATATTTTCCTTTATCGTCAAACCATCTACGAAGACGGGTCCCTGAAAAACCTTTCCACGATCTCCGACGGCCTGAGTGGTTTGAGGTTCAAACGAAAGAACAAAAACAGTGCATACCCGGGCTTCCGGTTTAACACGCTTCTGTTTGAGTTTCTTTATACGAAGAACCAGGGCGGAGCCGTATTCGATTACCTCGCCGGAATTTTCGGAAAAGACAATTATTTCAACCACTACGTTTATAACCAGGGGTGGTCGTATAGGGGAAAAGGGCTGGGCACGCCGATGATCCCTTCGCAAAACATTACCCGTGACAAACTGTTTACTTCGGAGACGCTTTTTACGGCGAACAACATGATTATCGCCTGGCATCTTGGAGCAGAAGCTTCGTGGAAAAAGCTGAACTTTCTGTTAAAAGGGAGTTTTTCCCAAAATTCCGGTACTTATGACGATCCGATCAACCCGTCCGTTAACCAAACGTCGCTCCTTTTTCGGATCGATACACCGCTTTTCGGAAAATCCAGTGATCTTTTCGGTTTAAGTTTAGCCTCCGACTTCGGCCAGTTATATACGCAAAACATGGCGGTGATGATCAGTTGGAGGAAATCGGGCTTTATCTGGTAA
- a CDS encoding capsule assembly Wzi family protein, with amino-acid sequence MSFLITHIRVCLTLYLLLIVFELQAQDSTVYYKASITAAGATARTPFWQYANQYGSIPLNGNFGVVDAGIYKVYNPHNPRLLQWSAGVQGIASYGKSGNVFLSDLYAALKIGRVEILAGQKRMTAGLADTTLTSGPLAMAGNARPYPRIQVAIQDYFPLYFTNNFVAFKFTYSDGYLGGSGINYGSVPRVADTYLHQKQLYFRLGNKSHQYRVHIGANHQAIWGSEDKIMPLYKLNMLNAYWHTISGKTLDYRKVGNHFGTFDIGGEWHGKNWNFFLYRQNIYETGSLFRVTNFEDGLNGLSMKRTKPLPKGSSYFAFHSFLLEVVGTHNQVNRFPVSELVLFEKANYFNSYVYQRGWSYYGSGIGTPLAPPSAATDRDLPRNNSEFTNNNRFWAFHTGATATWLHLKLAFRGTYTRNSGTFLSPFGGVKQQVSLFLSAEKNLNILGKCSVYSALSSDIGELYPNTYGLMIGLRKSGFLD; translated from the coding sequence ATGTCGTTCCTGATTACCCATATACGAGTTTGCCTGACCCTTTATCTATTACTCATCGTCTTCGAATTACAAGCCCAGGACTCTACGGTATACTATAAAGCGTCGATAACAGCCGCGGGAGCGACGGCCCGGACGCCCTTTTGGCAATATGCCAATCAATATGGCAGCATTCCGCTGAACGGCAATTTCGGGGTCGTGGACGCAGGCATATATAAAGTGTACAACCCGCATAACCCGAGGCTGCTTCAATGGAGCGCGGGTGTTCAGGGTATTGCCAGCTATGGCAAATCCGGAAATGTTTTTTTGTCCGACCTGTATGCGGCATTGAAAATCGGCAGAGTGGAAATTCTGGCGGGGCAAAAAAGAATGACGGCCGGGCTCGCCGACACTACGTTAACTTCGGGCCCGCTCGCGATGGCTGGGAATGCAAGGCCCTATCCGCGAATCCAGGTTGCCATTCAGGACTACTTTCCGCTTTATTTCACCAACAACTTCGTGGCGTTCAAGTTCACCTACTCCGACGGCTACCTTGGCGGCAGTGGGATCAATTATGGAAGTGTGCCCCGTGTTGCAGATACCTATTTACACCAGAAACAGCTTTATTTCCGCCTCGGGAACAAATCGCACCAGTACCGGGTGCATATCGGGGCCAACCATCAGGCTATCTGGGGCAGCGAGGATAAAATAATGCCGCTCTACAAACTGAATATGCTGAATGCATACTGGCACACCATTTCAGGCAAAACGCTGGATTACAGGAAGGTAGGCAATCATTTCGGTACATTCGACATCGGCGGCGAATGGCATGGGAAAAACTGGAATTTCTTTCTGTATCGCCAGAATATCTATGAAACCGGCTCGCTTTTCAGGGTTACCAACTTCGAAGACGGGCTGAATGGACTGAGCATGAAACGGACCAAGCCCCTGCCAAAAGGCTCGTCCTATTTCGCATTCCATTCGTTTCTGCTGGAAGTGGTGGGGACGCATAATCAGGTCAACCGCTTTCCCGTATCGGAGCTGGTGCTGTTCGAAAAGGCAAACTACTTCAATAGCTACGTTTACCAGCGCGGATGGTCGTATTACGGCTCCGGTATAGGCACTCCATTGGCCCCTCCTTCGGCTGCTACGGACAGGGATTTGCCGCGAAATAACTCGGAATTCACCAATAATAATCGATTCTGGGCGTTTCATACCGGAGCGACGGCAACCTGGTTACACCTGAAACTGGCATTCCGCGGCACGTACACCCGTAATTCCGGGACGTTCCTGAGTCCTTTCGGAGGTGTAAAGCAGCAGGTATCCCTATTTCTCAGTGCTGAAAAAAACCTAAATATCTTGGGGAAGTGCAGTGTTTATTCCGCATTATCCTCCGATATTGGTGAATTGTATCCGAATACATATGGACTGATGATCGGGCTACGCAAAAGCGGCTTCCTCGATTAA
- a CDS encoding capsule assembly Wzi family protein: MRILLFILLTVPFIGFSQSEIKEPVIYTDSTTNYVEFAGMGSTNGYTPFWIQSNQFGIVPKTGPNLSARAGLEHSWTISENKTRNEWRLGAGVEAVGNFVQTKNFLLPQAHVTLRYKNWELYVGRKKQALGLADSTIGSGSYAWSGNALPIPKIYLGTTRFVPVPLTKGWLSFQAFYSDGLFENNRPITENLKFHQKAFYLRIGKAHSALKLYGGLQPPGAMGRAAQKEPRPYRRSFTDAYRLQKLC; the protein is encoded by the coding sequence ATGAGAATTCTTTTATTCATATTATTAACAGTGCCCTTCATTGGTTTTTCCCAATCCGAGATCAAGGAACCTGTAATATATACCGACTCCACCACCAATTATGTGGAATTTGCCGGAATGGGCAGTACCAACGGGTATACGCCGTTCTGGATCCAGTCGAACCAGTTCGGCATCGTACCGAAGACAGGACCCAACCTCAGCGCCCGCGCGGGATTGGAACACTCCTGGACCATTTCAGAAAACAAGACCCGCAACGAATGGCGCCTGGGTGCGGGTGTTGAAGCGGTTGGTAATTTTGTACAAACCAAAAATTTCCTGCTCCCCCAGGCGCACGTGACCTTGCGCTACAAAAACTGGGAGCTTTATGTCGGCCGTAAAAAACAGGCGCTCGGGCTGGCCGATTCCACGATTGGCTCCGGCTCCTACGCGTGGTCGGGTAATGCGTTGCCTATCCCTAAAATTTACCTTGGAACCACTCGGTTCGTTCCCGTGCCGCTGACAAAAGGCTGGCTTTCTTTCCAGGCGTTTTATTCCGACGGGTTATTTGAAAACAACAGGCCGATTACCGAGAACCTGAAATTTCATCAAAAGGCATTCTATCTGCGCATCGGAAAAGCGCATTCGGCTCTGAAACTCTATGGGGGGCTTCAACCACCAGGTGCAATGGGGCGGGCGGCTCAAAAAGAACCTCGGCCTTACCGGCGAAGCTTTACAGATGCCTACCGGCTTCAAAAATTATGTTAA